One window of the Salvia splendens isolate huo1 chromosome 1, SspV2, whole genome shotgun sequence genome contains the following:
- the LOC121741808 gene encoding aquaporin PIP2-7-like, which yields MTKDVEAVEPAAEYSAKDYHDPPPAPLFDLDELTKWSFYRALIAEFIATLLFLYVTVLTVIGYKSQSATDECGGVGILGIAWAFGGMIFILVYCTAGISGGHINPAVTFGLFLGRKVSLIRAVMYMVAQCLGAICGVGLVKAFQKSYYNRYGGGANTLSDGYNKGTGLGAEIIGTFVLVYTVFSATDPKRNARDSHVPVLAPLPIGFAVFMVHLATIPITGTGINPARSFGAAVIYNNEQAWDDHWIFWVGPFIGAAIAAIYHVFILRAGALKALGSFRSNA from the exons ATGACGAAGGATGTGGAAGCAGTGGAGCCAGCGGCGGAGTACTCCGCCAAGGACTACCACGACCCGCCGCCGGCTCCGCTGTTCGACTTGGACGAGCTGACCAAGTGGTCCTTCTACAGAGCCCTGATCGCGGAGTTCATCGCCACCCTCCTCTTCCTCTACGTCACCGTCCTCACCGTCATCGGCTACAAGTCCCAGAGCGCAACCGACGAGTGCGGCGGTGTGGGCATCCTCGGCATCGCCTGGGCCTTCGGCGGCATGATCTTCATCCTCGTCTACTGCACCGCCGGAATCTCGGGGGGCCACATCAACCCGGCGGTCACCTTCGGGCTCTTCCTGGGGCGGAAGGTGTCGCTCATCagggcggtcatgtacatggtgGCTCAGTGCCTCGGTGCCATCTGCGGCGTCGGCCTCGTCAAGGCCTTCCAGAAGTCATACTACAACCGCTACGGCGGCGGGGCCAACACCCTCAGCGACGGATACAACAAAGGCACCGGCCTCGGAGCCGAGATTATAGGTACCTTTGTTCTCGTCTACACCGTCTTCTCCGCCACCGATCCCAAGAGAAACGCCCGGGATTCCCATGTTCCA GTGTTGGCTCCGCTTCCAATTGGATTCGCGGTGTTCATGGTTCACCTGGCCACCATCCCCATCACCGGCACCGGCATCAACCCTGCTCGGAGCTTCGGTGCCGCAGTCATCTACAACAACGAACAAGCCTGGGATGACCAT tgGATATTCTGGGTGGGGCCATTTATTGGAGCTGCGATTGCTGCAATCTACCATGTATTCATCTTGAGGGCAGGGGCCCTTAAAGCTCTGGGATCATTCAGGAGCAATGCCTGA
- the LOC121792315 gene encoding proline-rich receptor-like protein kinase PERK10, with translation MASISPIISVFSLLLFTYPVLSDHSPAHSPSPHPHPPADQISTPPSSAPSPAHSLSSPPAPPPPDLDSHSPSPAPTPDNKSPSTSPAPAADTGDIKRESEPNAAHLDNKGDSSDGISSGQKVGVAVGVIAGVFIVGTGVVVYKKRQQNIQRSQYGYAARREIL, from the coding sequence ATGGCCTCCATTTCCCCAATTATCTCTGTCTTCTCGCTCCTCCTCTTTACTTACCCCGTCCTCTCCGATCATTCGCCGGCTCATTCCCCTTCTCCACATCCGCATCCACCCGCCGACCAAATTTCTACGCCTCCATCCTCCGCGCCATCACCCGCCCACTCCCTCTCCTCACCCCCGGCGCCGCCGCCTCCAGATCTGGACTCACACTCACCTTCTCCCGCACCGACTCCGGACAACAAGTCTCCCTCTACCTCTCCCGCGCCGGCAGCGGACACCGGAGACATAAAGCGCGAGAGTGAGCCCAATGCGGCTCATCTTGACAACAAGGGCGACTCATCCGACGGAATTAGTAGCGGACAGAAAGTCGGCGTGGCTGTCGGAGTCATAGCCGGAGTGTTCATTGTCGGCACCGGGGTGGTGGTGTACAAAAAGCGGCAGCAGAATATTCAGCGGTCGCAGTATGGGTACGCCGCCAGGAGAGAGATTCTGTAG